A stretch of Crossiella cryophila DNA encodes these proteins:
- a CDS encoding helix-turn-helix domain-containing protein, with protein sequence MASPSTGPWTTTPNLGLLTPAERTGGNYRPSDVEHIALVRCMEDQALPLEEIDTA encoded by the coding sequence GTGGCCTCGCCGTCAACCGGTCCGTGGACAACTACACCAAATCTCGGCCTGCTCACCCCGGCCGAACGCACCGGCGGCAACTACCGCCCCTCCGACGTCGAGCACATCGCCCTGGTCCGGTGCATGGAAGATCAGGCCCTGCCGTTGGAGGAGATCGACACGGCCTAG
- a CDS encoding DUF4231 domain-containing protein, which yields MTTEQEQQRGVAASEQLLVMNHQIRQIEHHIAIARRRRRLAILSYFLGPVLLLLLYVLFWLPWFDAVTLTAICVPGFPLAIGFCVLAAFLSRNPGGPAGTLQDKKQGRQTESQLELELAKARDSRKLKVALGTYESRTRKLIYKEDAYADIDKLRKDSKLYRHVNNLLQGVLIVGSLAATGSSALSAELEQLRWVTFGITFFVGVSSGFMGYYKYKERSFYLQQTADAIEHEWEAFEVGVGRYKRAKDEDQALSDFVEEVHRLKSEQRKRQQNLEQPPETRSANEV from the coding sequence ATGACAACCGAGCAAGAGCAGCAGCGGGGCGTTGCGGCGAGCGAGCAACTCCTCGTAATGAACCATCAGATCCGGCAGATCGAACACCACATCGCAATCGCCCGACGGCGACGGCGGTTGGCTATCTTGTCCTACTTCCTCGGCCCCGTGCTGCTGCTGTTGCTGTACGTACTCTTTTGGCTTCCGTGGTTCGACGCCGTCACTCTCACCGCCATCTGTGTTCCAGGCTTCCCTTTGGCCATCGGCTTCTGCGTACTCGCAGCCTTCCTGAGTCGAAATCCTGGCGGCCCGGCCGGAACTCTCCAGGACAAAAAACAGGGGCGTCAAACGGAAAGTCAGCTGGAACTTGAGCTGGCCAAAGCGCGCGACAGCCGCAAGCTGAAAGTTGCGCTCGGCACTTACGAATCGCGAACCAGAAAGCTGATTTACAAGGAAGACGCCTACGCAGACATTGATAAGCTACGCAAGGACAGTAAGCTCTATCGTCACGTCAACAACCTCCTCCAGGGCGTGCTGATCGTTGGTTCGCTGGCGGCGACCGGCTCTTCGGCCCTCTCCGCAGAACTTGAGCAGCTTCGCTGGGTCACGTTCGGCATCACCTTTTTTGTCGGTGTCTCCAGCGGATTCATGGGCTACTACAAGTATAAGGAGCGTAGCTTCTACCTGCAGCAAACCGCAGATGCGATTGAACACGAATGGGAAGCGTTTGAGGTCGGTGTCGGGCGGTATAAGCGGGCCAAGGACGAAGACCAGGCACTGTCGGACTTCGTCGAAGAGGTGCATCGGCTGAAATCGGAACAACGCAAGCGACAGCAAAATCTCGAACAGCCACCCGAGACCCGCAGCGCGAACGAGGTTTGA
- the sepF gene encoding cell division protein SepF — protein sequence MPTASLILEYVKVLIWPAAIGLALYLAATLVAHRLTRPESAAIGTRAVSWDELNKGRAGKVTASIADAEELASLEAAPPANPVVHLQQAIRLVPSDYRDAARQISDHFRAGHVVIVDLAAADEATACRLVDFCSGTTLVSRGVFYQVSSTVVLLTPRID from the coding sequence ATGCCGACGGCCAGCCTCATATTGGAGTATGTCAAGGTCCTGATCTGGCCCGCTGCGATTGGCCTTGCGCTGTACTTGGCAGCCACCCTGGTTGCGCACCGGCTCACCAGACCCGAGTCCGCGGCGATAGGTACCCGCGCTGTGTCCTGGGACGAGCTGAACAAGGGCCGCGCCGGAAAGGTGACAGCCTCGATCGCGGACGCTGAGGAACTCGCCTCACTGGAGGCTGCACCACCGGCGAATCCCGTGGTGCATCTGCAGCAGGCAATCCGTCTCGTCCCGTCGGACTATCGCGATGCCGCCCGACAGATCAGCGACCACTTCCGGGCCGGTCATGTGGTGATTGTCGACCTCGCCGCCGCGGACGAGGCCACGGCCTGTCGCCTGGTCGATTTCTGCAGCGGGACAACGCTGGTATCACGCGGGGTTTTCTATCAGGTGTCCAGCACCGTGGTGTTGCTGACGCCACGGATCGACTGA
- a CDS encoding phosphotransferase family protein produces MMQRRRWEDLPTSVREAVQQQCGPVTAVDYATTGVNSAFAATLHTEDGLVFCKGTTDTTSAAHRTEVRVAPYLPAVAAPRLLWHTDESGWLLLGFEHVAGQHADLSPESPHIDLVVEALHILTEALTPCPPVEVPHLSDKLARVAPWRRLRQAPPKELEPWRDRFDEFIALEGVAIEAVRGDSLAHTDLNPLNILITDRAKIIDWAWAHRAAPWVDSAHLVIRLIASGHAPQDAEARAASLRGGSGSAPEKLTAFAVTVFGWWEWLRVKYPAPQRARLVEAASTWAAYRLSETRLR; encoded by the coding sequence GTGATGCAACGTCGCCGGTGGGAAGACCTGCCCACCTCCGTGCGGGAAGCCGTCCAGCAGCAGTGCGGTCCCGTCACCGCGGTGGACTACGCCACCACCGGGGTGAACTCCGCCTTCGCCGCCACCCTGCACACGGAGGACGGGTTGGTCTTCTGCAAGGGCACGACCGACACCACCTCGGCCGCCCACCGCACCGAGGTGCGGGTAGCCCCCTACCTCCCGGCAGTTGCGGCGCCACGCCTTCTCTGGCACACCGACGAATCAGGTTGGCTGCTGCTCGGCTTCGAGCACGTCGCCGGGCAGCACGCCGACCTCTCGCCGGAGTCCCCGCACATCGACCTCGTCGTGGAGGCGTTACACATCCTCACCGAGGCACTTACGCCTTGCCCTCCGGTAGAGGTACCCCACCTGTCAGACAAGCTGGCCCGGGTCGCCCCCTGGCGCCGGCTTCGGCAAGCCCCGCCGAAGGAGTTGGAGCCGTGGCGGGACCGCTTCGACGAGTTCATTGCCCTGGAGGGCGTGGCAATCGAGGCGGTCCGCGGGGACTCGTTGGCCCACACCGACCTCAACCCGCTCAACATCCTCATCACCGACCGAGCCAAGATCATCGACTGGGCCTGGGCCCACCGAGCCGCCCCCTGGGTCGATTCGGCCCACCTGGTGATCCGCCTCATCGCGTCCGGGCACGCACCGCAGGACGCGGAGGCGCGAGCGGCGTCCCTTCGTGGGGGGTCCGGCTCCGCACCCGAGAAACTCACGGCCTTCGCCGTGACGGTGTTCGGCTGGTGGGAGTGGCTTCGAGTGAAATACCCTGCGCCGCAACGAGCCCGGCTTGTCGAGGCTGCCAGCACCTGGGCTGCTTACCGGCTTAGCGAGACGCGTCTCCGATAG
- a CDS encoding glycine-rich domain-containing protein has product MTAVLNNGVTGASLVSDELFNRLVTRIVTREGLDRPEAEAVMADALAFLKACSVPHGRPLVPSAKVDIGWHTFILDTLEYERFCWNLAGRFLHHVPTDPSEGEDGGEDQAAALARTVAAIHSTGLTLHPELWERCAGDCEAKDCRAKDCSQCHAGCSDRPRHGAA; this is encoded by the coding sequence ATGACCGCAGTGCTCAACAACGGCGTCACCGGCGCATCGCTCGTGTCCGACGAACTGTTCAACAGGCTGGTCACCAGGATCGTCACCAGGGAGGGCCTGGACCGCCCGGAGGCCGAAGCCGTCATGGCCGACGCGCTGGCCTTCCTCAAAGCCTGCTCGGTTCCCCACGGCCGCCCGCTGGTGCCCTCCGCCAAGGTCGACATCGGCTGGCACACCTTCATCCTGGACACCCTGGAGTACGAGCGGTTCTGCTGGAACCTCGCCGGCCGCTTCCTCCACCACGTCCCCACCGACCCCAGCGAAGGCGAGGACGGCGGCGAAGACCAAGCCGCGGCCCTCGCCCGGACCGTGGCGGCCATCCACTCCACCGGGCTGACCCTCCACCCGGAACTGTGGGAAAGGTGCGCGGGTGACTGCGAGGCGAAGGACTGCCGGGCGAAGGACTGCTCGCAGTGTCACGCCGGTTGCTCCGACCGCCCACGGCACGGCGCCGCCTGA
- a CDS encoding NB-ARC domain-containing protein yields MNEPTELPDILNSPQWTHEDLAQILEVASAANNVLAATARSQPSAWEETKRAAACRVALGTLHQLQARLITAVQRAAAIGEYQLAVYLCEALGQHLLAHFDNVTVGICSYRTAIQSAQAWGSNLAESRLRSGLASLLVDSCHSRSVVELAKHEVHLASLLIKANTGTADVDEAEELAAGALAKIARRAGDLESAERYAIDAVAVGRQVSDAQTQGMHTWLLAEIIADQGHYQAAQQHFFAAMGLLAAAGDDLGLARVFAARCRLGLHQFRAHDHLVDAVTAVRMLRYLGYPRYLAVAKAWKAVIHHELGQRAEADQERAEALALVRPGTPSALAVQEVLDLPASLPQAAMLTGLRRLDSSTRAAGSPSAPPAVARVLPSQSPWRLVGRAGELDLLTKASDTITVTAPMVVGISGLTGIGKTALALRWAHGVGRDRARFPDGLLHAVLDHGALSPELATSIALDQFLRALGVPVTEIDASSALEAKRALFRRVTAGKRLLMVLDDVVDPEMVPFLLPGSPHSMVIVTSVDALPPCSAGQVEISLDRLSTAVSTTLLANVLGTERVEEERPAARRIAYVCAGIPVALLIVAAGLAPQPTVSLAEVATSLENALSSNDSTLDAVLQVACSWLPEATVRDYRRLSLLPLTTLSPSITAAALGRSTVDEGLELLETLADRGLLTREAPARYCIPDALGPLLHKLAGTAEGLRACNKVISNGITQLGYEAAIVGQRAAGERESLRMWLGNRQSPVGAVPPATQLAGADAYAWLERERISVIQATIAAIDRSNLSLAWMTSVALGRLCLCHGGVPEGMNLLKLATECIRDGAREHDRRKPGRYRTIQVQMLTMFSVVSLCGVRAVPSHDRGEFVQETEQHLHQARQLAGSQQSMVVKALADATRVAQPHLDDREVAETLHRLAIDNAHHGDDQRARGLHTWVLGTIRMAEAKDEEALTAFQTADQLLLDPVDKAAVLLSAAVLFADQRRLDRGIGVLEHAATLLQQPEHADLLAKVHAACALLSGMRNDRRQAIAFRDAALAVLPEAPDDELLAAALKPLEDW; encoded by the coding sequence ATGAACGAGCCCACCGAACTTCCGGACATCCTCAACAGTCCACAGTGGACTCATGAGGATCTCGCCCAAATCCTCGAAGTCGCGAGCGCGGCAAACAACGTCCTCGCGGCCACTGCGCGTTCCCAACCCTCAGCATGGGAAGAGACCAAGCGCGCGGCCGCTTGCCGGGTGGCTCTGGGCACGTTGCATCAGCTGCAGGCGCGGCTCATCACCGCGGTCCAGCGCGCCGCTGCGATCGGCGAATACCAACTGGCCGTGTACCTGTGCGAGGCGCTCGGGCAGCACCTGCTGGCGCACTTCGACAACGTCACGGTGGGCATCTGCAGCTACCGAACCGCCATTCAGTCGGCCCAGGCATGGGGCTCGAACCTGGCCGAAAGCAGGCTGCGGTCCGGCCTGGCGTCCCTGCTGGTCGACTCCTGCCACAGCCGGTCTGTCGTTGAACTCGCCAAGCACGAAGTCCACCTCGCATCCCTGCTGATCAAAGCCAACACGGGAACTGCGGATGTCGACGAAGCTGAGGAGCTTGCCGCCGGCGCCCTGGCAAAGATCGCCCGTAGAGCGGGCGATCTGGAGTCGGCTGAACGGTACGCGATCGACGCCGTGGCGGTGGGTCGGCAGGTGTCGGACGCGCAGACGCAGGGGATGCACACGTGGCTGTTGGCGGAGATCATCGCCGATCAGGGGCATTATCAGGCAGCGCAGCAGCACTTCTTCGCGGCGATGGGGCTGTTGGCCGCCGCCGGAGATGACCTCGGCCTGGCGCGGGTGTTCGCTGCTCGATGCCGCCTCGGGCTGCACCAGTTCCGCGCCCACGACCATCTGGTGGATGCCGTCACCGCGGTCCGGATGCTGCGATACCTCGGCTATCCCCGGTACCTGGCCGTGGCGAAGGCGTGGAAGGCGGTCATCCACCACGAACTCGGCCAGCGCGCGGAGGCCGACCAGGAGCGCGCCGAAGCACTCGCGCTGGTCCGGCCGGGAACTCCGTCGGCCCTGGCGGTGCAGGAGGTGCTGGACCTGCCAGCGTCCCTGCCGCAGGCGGCGATGCTCACCGGCCTGCGGCGCCTCGATAGCTCGACGCGGGCAGCCGGCTCACCATCGGCACCGCCCGCGGTGGCCCGCGTTCTCCCGTCCCAGTCGCCCTGGCGCCTCGTAGGCCGGGCCGGCGAACTGGACCTGCTGACCAAGGCCAGCGACACGATCACGGTGACCGCGCCCATGGTGGTCGGGATCAGCGGCCTTACCGGCATCGGCAAAACGGCCCTCGCGCTCAGGTGGGCCCACGGCGTCGGTCGCGACAGAGCCCGCTTCCCCGACGGGCTTCTACATGCCGTGCTTGATCACGGCGCGCTGTCACCGGAGCTGGCCACCAGCATCGCCCTGGACCAGTTCCTGCGGGCGCTCGGTGTTCCGGTCACCGAGATCGACGCCTCCAGCGCGCTGGAGGCCAAGCGCGCGCTGTTCCGGCGGGTGACCGCGGGCAAGCGGTTGTTGATGGTGCTCGACGACGTCGTTGATCCCGAGATGGTCCCGTTCCTGTTGCCGGGATCGCCGCACAGCATGGTGATCGTCACCAGTGTCGACGCGCTCCCGCCTTGCAGCGCCGGGCAGGTCGAGATCAGCCTGGACAGGTTGTCCACCGCCGTGTCCACCACGCTGCTGGCCAACGTTCTGGGCACCGAACGAGTTGAGGAGGAACGGCCTGCGGCCCGGCGTATCGCGTACGTGTGCGCGGGTATCCCGGTCGCGTTGTTGATCGTTGCCGCTGGCCTGGCACCCCAGCCGACCGTGTCGCTCGCCGAGGTGGCCACCTCGCTGGAGAACGCCTTGTCCAGCAACGACTCCACGCTCGACGCGGTACTGCAGGTGGCGTGCTCCTGGCTGCCAGAGGCGACGGTTCGTGACTATCGGCGGCTGTCCCTGTTGCCGCTGACCACGCTGAGCCCGTCGATCACCGCGGCCGCACTCGGCCGATCCACGGTGGACGAAGGACTCGAACTACTGGAAACGCTCGCCGACCGCGGTCTACTCACCCGCGAGGCCCCTGCGCGTTACTGCATTCCCGATGCCCTCGGCCCGTTGCTGCACAAGCTGGCCGGCACCGCGGAGGGGCTCAGGGCGTGCAACAAGGTGATCAGCAACGGCATCACCCAGCTCGGCTACGAGGCTGCGATCGTCGGACAACGCGCGGCGGGCGAACGCGAAAGCCTGCGCATGTGGCTGGGCAACCGCCAGTCACCAGTGGGCGCTGTCCCGCCCGCCACCCAACTCGCTGGCGCCGACGCGTACGCCTGGCTGGAGCGCGAGAGGATCTCGGTCATCCAGGCCACGATCGCCGCCATCGACCGGTCGAACCTGTCGCTGGCCTGGATGACCTCCGTCGCGTTGGGACGGTTGTGCCTGTGCCACGGCGGTGTTCCGGAAGGCATGAACCTGCTGAAGTTGGCGACCGAGTGCATCCGGGACGGCGCCCGCGAGCACGACCGGCGCAAGCCCGGCCGATACCGCACGATCCAGGTGCAGATGCTGACCATGTTCAGCGTGGTCTCCCTCTGCGGAGTTCGCGCCGTCCCATCGCACGACCGCGGTGAGTTCGTGCAGGAGACCGAACAGCACCTCCACCAGGCGCGCCAACTGGCCGGGAGCCAACAGTCGATGGTGGTGAAGGCACTGGCCGATGCCACCCGCGTCGCCCAGCCACACCTTGACGACCGCGAGGTTGCCGAAACCCTGCACCGGCTGGCGATCGACAACGCTCACCACGGCGACGACCAGCGAGCGCGTGGGCTGCACACCTGGGTGCTGGGCACGATCCGGATGGCCGAAGCCAAGGACGAGGAGGCGTTGACCGCCTTCCAGACCGCCGACCAGCTCCTGCTTGACCCGGTCGACAAGGCCGCGGTGCTGCTTTCGGCCGCAGTGCTCTTCGCCGACCAGCGACGCCTGGACCGCGGCATCGGGGTGCTGGAGCACGCCGCCACCCTGCTCCAGCAGCCCGAGCATGCGGACCTGCTGGCCAAGGTGCACGCCGCCTGCGCGCTGCTGTCGGGGATGCGCAATGACCGGCGCCAGGCGATCGCCTTCCGCGACGCCGCGCTGGCCGTGCTGCCCGAGGCCCCCGACGACGAGCTGCTTGCCGCCGCGCTCAAGCCGCTGGAGGACTGGTGA
- the ribD gene encoding bifunctional diaminohydroxyphosphoribosylaminopyrimidine deaminase/5-amino-6-(5-phosphoribosylamino)uracil reductase RibD has protein sequence MTGPTPIDIDELVGRAEWSGVNEREQRSFVVYKYAATMDGRIAAADSTSQWITSPHSRREVHLLRAGCQATVVGSGTQQADNPNLAVRGNDDPRLDLSMIEPANQPLRVIVDSNARTPADATVLNNAAPTLIAVSEDADTTHLEGRAELLRLPRTGRGLDVRALLAGLYKRGVQAVFLEGGPTLAGSFVAAGVIDRVINYVAPALLGAGKPGLGDAGITTMADIVRLEVVRVDMSGPDVRIIARPQR, from the coding sequence ATGACCGGTCCCACCCCCATTGACATCGATGAACTGGTTGGCCGTGCGGAATGGTCGGGGGTGAACGAGCGGGAGCAGCGATCCTTCGTGGTGTACAAGTACGCCGCGACCATGGACGGGCGGATCGCCGCCGCGGACAGCACCAGCCAGTGGATCACCAGCCCGCACAGCCGACGCGAAGTTCATCTGCTGCGCGCTGGTTGCCAGGCCACCGTGGTTGGCTCGGGAACCCAGCAGGCCGATAACCCCAACCTCGCGGTGCGCGGCAACGACGACCCGCGGCTGGACCTGTCGATGATCGAGCCCGCCAACCAGCCGTTGCGCGTGATCGTCGACTCCAACGCACGCACGCCGGCGGACGCCACGGTGCTGAACAACGCAGCGCCAACCCTCATCGCCGTCAGCGAGGACGCCGACACCACGCATCTGGAAGGTCGAGCCGAACTGCTTCGACTGCCTCGTACTGGGCGTGGCCTTGATGTTCGGGCTCTTCTGGCCGGGTTGTACAAGCGCGGCGTGCAGGCCGTTTTCCTTGAGGGCGGGCCAACTTTGGCCGGTTCGTTTGTGGCCGCGGGCGTGATCGACCGGGTGATCAACTACGTCGCACCCGCATTGCTCGGCGCGGGGAAGCCTGGTCTCGGTGACGCGGGCATCACCACCATGGCCGACATCGTGCGACTGGAAGTCGTACGGGTCGACATGAGCGGACCGGACGTCCGCATCATCGCCCGCCCGCAGCGGTAG
- a CDS encoding FAD-dependent oxidoreductase: MPTPRIRHALVLGGGFAGTLAAYVLTQVADTVTVVDRDRFTNEPTHRKGTPHARHTHTLVSGGARALDDLMPGVIEELLAAGAQRIGLPDRFLALTPYGWFHRRPGTQFIIGSSRRLLEWTIRSRLPRGDQLRFVEATDVIGLTGNATAVTGARCKDRATGEVIELSADIVVDTTGRSSNAVDWLTELGLPAVRQAIVDPGIFYSTRLFRAPAGAEHNFPAVNIQANPVITTRSRRSGVLVPIEDGQWTVTLSGATGSQPTLDEEGQRAFAASLPDPTIAKLIAAAEPLGPAFGFRAHANRRFYFERLPQWPRGLAVMGDAYATFNPVYGHGLTVAARAAIALRDGLAQHGADGARQIQQSIAAAADDAWTMATTQDVRYPQTDCPRPGRAARMQYAFQDWLGRKAMNNDKIAEAQIDVFTLSAPATNMLRPTILLNALRTARKPGLTLPPFSEEELRVLAPTPT; the protein is encoded by the coding sequence ATGCCGACACCTCGGATCCGACACGCCCTTGTGCTCGGCGGCGGCTTCGCCGGAACCCTCGCGGCGTACGTGCTCACCCAGGTCGCCGACACCGTCACGGTTGTCGACCGCGACCGCTTCACCAACGAACCCACCCACCGCAAGGGCACCCCGCACGCGCGCCACACCCACACCCTGGTCTCCGGTGGCGCCCGCGCCCTGGACGACCTCATGCCCGGAGTGATCGAGGAGCTGCTGGCCGCCGGCGCGCAGCGGATCGGCCTGCCTGACCGCTTCCTGGCCCTGACCCCCTACGGCTGGTTTCACCGCCGACCCGGCACCCAGTTCATCATCGGCAGCAGCAGGCGCCTGCTCGAATGGACCATCCGGTCCCGCCTGCCCCGCGGGGACCAGCTCCGTTTCGTTGAGGCCACCGATGTCATCGGACTGACCGGGAACGCGACCGCGGTCACCGGCGCCCGGTGCAAGGACCGGGCCACCGGCGAGGTCATCGAGCTGTCCGCGGACATCGTGGTCGACACCACCGGCCGCAGCTCCAATGCGGTCGACTGGCTGACCGAACTCGGCCTGCCCGCGGTACGCCAGGCGATCGTGGACCCCGGCATCTTCTACAGCACCAGGCTCTTCCGCGCCCCCGCCGGCGCCGAGCACAACTTCCCCGCGGTGAACATCCAGGCCAACCCGGTGATCACCACCCGATCCCGCCGCTCCGGCGTCCTCGTCCCGATCGAGGACGGACAGTGGACCGTCACCCTCTCCGGCGCCACCGGCTCCCAGCCCACCCTGGATGAAGAGGGTCAGCGCGCCTTCGCCGCCAGCCTGCCGGACCCGACCATCGCCAAGCTGATCGCTGCGGCCGAACCGCTCGGCCCGGCCTTCGGGTTCCGTGCTCACGCGAACCGGCGCTTCTACTTCGAGCGGCTGCCCCAGTGGCCGCGCGGCCTGGCCGTCATGGGCGATGCCTACGCGACCTTCAACCCGGTCTACGGCCACGGACTGACCGTGGCCGCGCGCGCCGCCATCGCACTCCGGGACGGACTCGCCCAGCACGGCGCGGACGGCGCCCGGCAGATCCAGCAGTCGATCGCCGCCGCGGCCGACGATGCCTGGACCATGGCCACCACCCAGGATGTCCGCTATCCCCAGACCGACTGCCCACGCCCCGGCCGAGCAGCCCGGATGCAGTACGCGTTCCAGGACTGGCTGGGCCGCAAGGCGATGAACAACGACAAGATCGCCGAGGCGCAGATCGACGTGTTCACCCTGTCCGCGCCGGCGACGAACATGCTGCGACCGACCATCCTGCTCAACGCGCTACGCACCGCACGCAAGCCCGGCCTGACCTTGCCGCCGTTCAGCGAAGAGGAACTCCGCGTCCTGGCACCGACGCCGACCTAA
- a CDS encoding MAB_1171c family putative transporter, translating to MISGIFYFLCAAGTVVLVVHKFRSWIAAPPEQRPAILPVCTSGIFVAAGFLVAVPIVGVNLNWLTGIPSLSVIVLGVTTMAWVASGQTMLLYWRHSPDCAWRIARWIIAIYGTIAAAQVTLFILGGPPADLHLEFLVVYAAAPFFGEQMALHFLSYTVGMVSLAYMCWKWSTEQTTVGRVWLRRGLRFTAAGFLVAVGFGAVTFVSIIATWFDLDWSLLSTKVGPTLNILSAPLVIVGMSIPVWGPKLPGSLQRIAGYPAAYRAYRRLQPLWQALLPIDPAMVHPYRSVADRLQFDLRLLWRMIEINDWLQVLQPYRAAPVAAAISERLDSTGLTRTRALSLQEAAEIRAALATYRRGDPSVDASARPVHGATEPAHHAFASERAYLLSIASVFHDHRVHDALAAIPGLTKPAPASVVTSP from the coding sequence ATGATCTCCGGAATCTTCTATTTCCTTTGCGCCGCAGGCACTGTGGTCCTCGTGGTGCACAAGTTCCGCTCCTGGATCGCTGCTCCGCCCGAACAGCGTCCCGCGATCCTTCCGGTGTGCACCTCCGGAATTTTCGTCGCCGCCGGGTTCCTGGTCGCCGTGCCCATCGTGGGGGTGAACCTCAACTGGCTCACCGGGATTCCCAGCCTGTCGGTCATCGTCCTGGGCGTGACCACGATGGCGTGGGTGGCCTCCGGTCAGACGATGTTGTTGTACTGGAGGCATTCCCCGGATTGCGCCTGGCGGATCGCACGCTGGATCATCGCGATCTACGGCACGATCGCCGCGGCCCAGGTGACGCTGTTCATCCTCGGCGGCCCGCCGGCCGACCTGCACTTGGAGTTCCTGGTCGTCTATGCGGCCGCGCCGTTCTTCGGCGAGCAGATGGCGCTGCACTTCCTGTCCTACACCGTGGGCATGGTCAGCCTGGCCTACATGTGCTGGAAGTGGTCGACCGAGCAGACCACGGTCGGCCGGGTGTGGTTGCGCCGTGGGCTGCGCTTCACCGCGGCGGGCTTCCTCGTCGCGGTCGGGTTCGGCGCGGTGACCTTCGTGTCGATCATCGCCACCTGGTTCGATCTCGACTGGAGTCTGCTGAGCACCAAGGTCGGGCCGACGTTGAACATCCTGTCCGCCCCGCTGGTGATCGTGGGCATGTCCATCCCGGTGTGGGGTCCCAAGCTGCCCGGCAGCCTGCAGCGGATCGCCGGCTATCCCGCCGCCTACCGGGCCTACCGCCGGTTGCAGCCGTTGTGGCAGGCGCTCTTGCCGATCGACCCCGCGATGGTCCACCCATACCGGTCGGTCGCCGACCGGCTCCAGTTCGACCTACGGTTGCTCTGGCGGATGATCGAGATCAACGACTGGCTCCAGGTGCTCCAGCCCTACCGAGCCGCACCGGTCGCCGCCGCGATCAGCGAGCGACTCGATTCCACCGGGCTGACCAGGACCCGGGCGCTGTCATTGCAGGAAGCCGCGGAAATCCGGGCCGCCCTGGCCACCTACCGGCGAGGAGACCCCAGCGTCGACGCGTCAGCCCGGCCGGTACACGGAGCCACCGAACCAGCCCACCACGCCTTCGCCTCCGAACGCGCCTACCTGCTGAGCATTGCCTCGGTGTTCCACGACCACCGTGTCCACGACGCACTCGCGGCCATCCCGGGCCTCACGAAGCCGGCACCCGCCAGCGTGGTCACATCGCCCTGA
- a CDS encoding helix-turn-helix domain-containing protein, protein MTERGQSPFSAVLNQLCAESESVNGRPLSNVSLAAAIDVSHSYIAQLRKGQREPTLNTIESLAGFFDIHPAYFVGGRRDRAPGSLPQDSFHARLNSLFDLARPPGKGEMTLDAVVATVRDRGKERGDTNWTISPSTIIDLRSGKNTNPRLRHVVMLAEVFYLGPDYFLDAELAQRINSELRFHRTMTELGVSALATRASGLTEDVRTEIMRTLVKALRPEAEDEIAEILARPSRTVQEPAEEER, encoded by the coding sequence GTGACCGAGCGTGGTCAGTCACCATTTTCGGCTGTCCTGAATCAGCTGTGCGCCGAGTCCGAGTCCGTCAACGGCCGGCCGCTGTCCAACGTCAGCTTGGCCGCGGCGATCGACGTGAGCCACAGCTACATCGCGCAGCTACGCAAAGGGCAGCGCGAACCAACACTCAACACAATCGAGTCGTTGGCGGGGTTCTTCGACATCCACCCGGCCTACTTCGTGGGTGGGCGACGGGACCGAGCCCCCGGGAGCTTGCCCCAGGACTCCTTCCACGCCCGGCTCAACAGCCTGTTCGACTTGGCTCGCCCCCCAGGCAAGGGCGAGATGACGCTGGACGCGGTGGTCGCGACGGTTCGCGACCGGGGCAAGGAACGCGGCGACACGAACTGGACGATCTCGCCGAGCACGATCATCGACCTCCGCAGCGGCAAGAACACCAACCCCAGGCTCCGGCACGTGGTCATGCTGGCCGAGGTCTTCTACCTCGGGCCGGACTACTTCCTCGACGCGGAACTGGCCCAGCGGATCAACAGTGAACTGCGGTTCCATCGCACGATGACCGAACTCGGGGTGAGCGCGCTCGCCACACGTGCTTCCGGACTCACCGAGGACGTGCGCACCGAGATCATGCGGACCCTGGTCAAGGCGCTCAGGCCCGAAGCTGAAGACGAGATCGCGGAGATCCTGGCCCGGCCGTCGCGCACTGTGCAGGAGCCGGCCGAGGAGGAACGGTGA